Proteins from a genomic interval of Lycium ferocissimum isolate CSIRO_LF1 chromosome 2, AGI_CSIRO_Lferr_CH_V1, whole genome shotgun sequence:
- the LOC132044080 gene encoding cytochrome P450 CYP72A219-like, with the protein MECLLPVGIKVCVAILLLVYTWRVLNWAWFRPKKLEKYLRLSGLKGNPYKLLYGDLKELSNKLKEAKSKPINFSDDTAQRLIPFFCDTINKNGKNSFAWLGPNPIVVITEPALIKEIFAKNYMYQKYKNSNPFTKLLVQGLVSLEEHKWAKHRKIINPAFHFEKLKHMMPALYQSCNEMLSKWEDIVPKETSVELDVWPHFQLMTGEVISRTAFGSSYEEGKIVFELQKEQAEHVMEVAFSLYIPGSRFLPSKRNKRMLEIKKEIQTTIRRIIDKRLKAMKAGETSNNEDLLGILLESNLKEIEQHGSKDFGMTTLEVIEECKLFYFAGQETTSVLLVWTMILLCLHWEWQVRAREEVLQVFGNKKPDFEGLSRLKVVTMILYETLRLFPPLPTLGRRTKEEVKLGELNLAAGVLLVIPTVLVHCDKEIWGEDVKEFKPERFSEGVSKVTNGQVSFIPFGWGPRICIGQNFAMLEAKMAIAMILQKFSFELSPSYTHAPFQVVTIRPQYGAPLLMHKL; encoded by the exons ATGGAGTGCTTGTTACCTGTGGGAATAAAAGTGTGTGTTGCAATTTTGTTACTAGTATATACATGGAGAGTGTTGAATTGGGCATGGTTTAGGCCAAAGAAATTGGAGAAGTACTTAAGACTGAGTGGTCTTAAGGGAAATCCATACAAGCTACTCTATGGAGATTTGAAAGAGCTCTCAAATAAACTCAAAGAAGCAAAATCTAAGCCCATCAATTTCTCTGACGATACAGCTCAAAGGCTTATCCCTTTTTTCTGTGACACCATCAACAAAAATG GTAAAAATTCTTTTGCCTGGCTAGGCCCCAATCCAATAGTAGTCATCACAGAACCTGCACTTATAAAGGAGATTTTTGCTAAAAATTATATGTATCAGAAGTATAAAAATTCCAATCCATTCACCAAGCTATTGGTTCAAGGCCTTGTAAGTCTTGAAGAACACAAATGGGCCAAACACagaaaaatcatcaatcctgCCTTCCATTTTGAGAAGCTAAAG CATATGATGCCAGCACTTTATCAGAGTTGTAATGAAATGCTAAGCAAATGGGAGGATATTGTTCCAAAGGAAACATCAGTCGAGCTCGATGTATGGCCACACTTTCAACTGATGACTGGTGAAGTAATCTCCCGCACTGCATTTGGTAGCAGTTATGAAGAAGGAAAAATAGTATTCGAACTTCAGAAAGAACAAGCTGAGCATGTAATGGAAGTAGCTTTTTCGTTATATATACCAGGGTCGAG gttctTGCCTAGTAAGAGGAACAAAAGAATGCTGGAAATCAAGAAGGAAATTCAAACGACAATTAGGCGTATCATTGATAAAAGATTGAAGGCAATGAAAGCAGGGGAGACTAGTAATAATGAAGACTTATTAGGCATATTACTTGAATCcaatttgaaagaaattgaaCAGCATGGAAGCAAAGATTTCGGAATGACAACATTAGAAGTGATTGAAGAGTGTAAGTTATTCTATTTCGCTGGACAAGAGACAACTTCGGTGTTACTTGTTTGGACTATGATTTTGTTGTGCTTACATTGGGAGTGGCAAGTACGTGCCAGAGAGGAGGTTTTGCAGGTCTTCGGTAATAAGAAACCAGATTTTGAAGGACTAAGTCGCCTCAAAGTT GTGACTATGATCTTATACGAGACGTTAAGGCTATTCCCACCATTACCAACACTTGGTAGGAGGACTAAAGAAGAAGTGAAATTGGGGGAGCTAAATCTAGCAGCTGGAGTGTTACTCGTTATACCCACAGTTTTGGTACATTGTGATAAGGAAATATGGGGCGAAGATGTGAAGGAATTCAAACCAGAAAGATTCAGTGAAGGAGTGTCAAAGGTAACAAATGGACAAGTCTCGTTTATCCCGTTTGGTTGGGGACCTCGAATTTGCATTGGACAAAACTTTGCAATGTTGGAAGCAAAAATGGCAATAGCAATGATACTACAAAAATTCTCATTTGAACTATCCCCATCTTATACACATGCTCCATTTCAAGTTGTGACTATTCGTCCACAGTATGGTGCTCCTCTGCTTATGCACAAACTTTAG
- the LOC132044088 gene encoding low-temperature-induced cysteine proteinase-like: MGNTQNLHLFLLLGFLFFFISAVLSSQVYSFSSEFPELDRPQELLSEERVFQLFQDWKQKHGKIYNDEKEEEMRLENFKRNVKYIVEKNSKRKSESDHLIGLNNFADMSNEEFRQVHTSKIKMPFNKKNKTISANSCDAPPSKDWRKHGVVTEVKNQGECGCCWAFSACGAIEGINALVTGELISLSTQELVNCDTSNKGCEGGLMDPAFKFVINNGGIDSASDYPYTESRGTCHYNKLNKKAVTIDGYQDVAQEESALLCAVARQPVSVGIDGKSLDFQLYAGGIYDGECSNNPDELSHAVLIVGYGSDGGVDYWIMKNSWGKSWGMEGYAYIKRNTNLPYGACAINSLASYPTKESSSSPPSPPVPPPPSPKPNVCEDGLYYCPEGQTCCCGLDFYGMCLVHGCCPIENGVCCEGSKLCCPQDFPYCDVLEGLCHKDYGDKIGVAAMKRRMAKFKLPWSSGTKGIEGMDQTLLWKRNQFAAMR, encoded by the exons ATGGGGAATACACAAAACCTccacctttttcttcttcttggtttcctttttttctttatctcaGCTGTGTTATCATCTCAAGTTTATAGTTTTTCCAGTGAGTTCCCAGAATTGGACAGGCCACAAGAGTTGCTCTCAGAAGAAAGAGTTTTCCAGCTTTTCCAAGACTGGAAACAGAAGCATGGTAAAATTTACAACGAtgagaaagaggaagaaatgAGGTTGGAGAATTTTAAAAGGAATGTGAAGTATATAGTGGAGAAGAACTCAAAGAGGAAGTCAGAATCAGACCATTTAATTGGTTTGAACAATTTTGCTGATATGAGCAATGAGGAATTTAGGCAAGTCCATACTTCAAAGATTAAGATGCCTTTCAACAAGAAGAACAAGACCATTTCTGCAAATTCTTGTGATGCTCCTCCTTCTAAGGATTGGAGGAAACACGGGGTTGTCACTGAGGTTAAGAACCAAGGAGAATGCG GATGTTGTTGGGCATTTTCGGCGTGTGGAGCCATAGAAGGAATAAATGCATTAGTCACTGGTGAACTTATTAGCCTTTCAACTCAAGAACTTGTCAACTGTGACACTTCCAATAAAGGCTGTGAAGGTGGACTTATGGACCCTGCTTTTAAATTTGTGATCAACAATGGTGGCATTGATTCAGCTTCTGATTATCCATACACCGAGTCTCGAGGCACTTGCCATTACAACAAG TTGAACAAGAAGGCTGTGACAATTGATGGATACCAAGATGTTGCTCAAGAAGAAAGTGCCCTACTTTGTGCTGTTGCTAGACAACCTGTTAGTGTAGGCATAGACGGAAAAAGCCTTGATTTTCAACTATATGCAGGG GGAATCTATGATGGAGAATGCTCTAATAATCCAGATGAATTATCCCATGCAGTACTAATTGTAGGATATGGTTCTGACGGAGGGGTTGACTATTGGATTATGAAGAATTCATGGGGAAAATCTTGGGGCATGGAGGggtatgcatatataaagagGAACACTAATTTGCCATATGGGGCTTGTGCTATTAATTCATTAGCTTCATATCCAACGAAAGAATCGTCTTCCTCTCCACCATCccctccggttcctccaccaCCTTCTCCAAAACCAAATGTATGTGAAGACGGCTTATATTACTGTCCAGAAGGTCAAACATGCTGCTGCGGGTTAGATTTCTATGGTATGTGCTTAGTTCACGGATGCTGTCCTATTGAAAATGGTGTTTGCTGTGAGGGATCAAAATTATGCTGCCCACAAGACTTTCCATATTGTGATGTTTTAGAAGGCCTCTGCCACAAG GACTATGGAGATAAAATTGGAGTTGCTGCAATGAAGAGAAGAATGGCCAAGTTCAAGCTACCATGGAGTAGTGGTACTAAGGGAATAGAAGGGATGGACCAAACTCTTCTATGGAAGAGAAATCAGTTTGCAGCAATGCGCTGA
- the LOC132047730 gene encoding cysteine proteinase mucunain-like, with translation MDILLNGLVIKHASKAPPPPVIESPVKLLVLLHKNLLIDCDNSNNNGCEGGLKNLAFEWVINNGGSGSAADYPYTASQGTLAITTRHVNHKVVTIDGYQDVAEEESALLCTVAQQPVSVDIGRSIPDFQLYTCCTRGKFPL, from the exons ATGGATATCCTCCTTAATGGTTTAGTCATAAAGCATGCATCTAAAGCTCCTCCTCCACCAGTAATTGAG TCACCGGTGAAGTTATTAGTCCTTCTGCACAAGAACTTACTTATTGATTGtgataattcaaacaataatgGCTGTGAAGGTGGACTTAAGAACCTTGCTTTTGAATGGGTGATCAACAATGGCGGCAGTGGTTCAGCAGCTGATTATCCGTACACTGCCTCTCAAGGCACACTTGCAATTACAACAAGGCAT GTGAACCACAAGGTTGTAACAATTGATGGATACCAAGATGTTGCAGAAGAGGAAAGTGCCCTTCTTTGTACTGTTGCTCAACAACCTGTTAGTGTGGACATCGGCAGGAGCATCCCTGATTTTCAACTATATACATGTTGCACAAGAGGAAAGTTCCCTCTTTAG
- the LOC132044096 gene encoding pentatricopeptide repeat-containing protein At4g02750-like → MAGLSRGSTIIQQNLKITQLGKRGQIDEAIKLFNRITHPNTVTYNSMISAYAKNGRIINARNLFDKMHFKNLISWNTMINGYLFNGQVDKACELFDKMPQRDHFTYALMITCYSRSGELEKARNMFELLPDKSNVACWNAMITGYAKAGRLDDARRMFDGMPRKNLVSWNSMLSGYTKNGEMQFGLKFFEDMEEKDVVSWNLLVDGFIEVGDLDSAKVVFAKIPNPNVVSWVTMLSGFARYGMILDAEMIFDQMPEKNEVAWNAMLAAYVQNGKIDMAASLFNRMSQRSAVAYTTMIDGYFRAGKLEEARDLLDQMPYKNVSARTAMISGYIQNNRVDEARRVFDQTTIRDVVCWNTMIAGYAQCGRIDEAFDLFEKMEPKSIVVWNTMIAGYAQVGQMEKALEIVENMGERNVISWNSLISGYTQNGFYVDALKYFMMMIRDGKKPDRSTFASALSSCSNLAAERLGKQLHQAVIKTGYVKNLSVCNALVIMYAKCGKIFDAEKMFGDIDNADVISWNSLLSGYALNGCGKEAVKLFQEMEDIEVVPDEVTFVSVLSACKHAGLSDTGANLFEHMTKKYSITPSSEHYACMVDLLGRAGRLEEALLLIKEMKTNVTAEMWGALFGACRLHNNIKIAGCAVEKLLELEPHTSTNLVVLSNMYAELGRWGDVERVRETIKKGGAGRLPGCSWLEDRNQLLVFLCGDDTSAQAVENFNVLFTLTAQMMDMGHGCKVALHDSMADAKITPMSGNTLHLQQKACRAGMEFCKI, encoded by the exons ATGGCAGGTTTAAGTAGAGGAAGCACAATTATCCAGCAAAATCTGAAGATAACTCAGTTAGGTAAAAGGGGACAAATTGATGAAGCTATCAAATTGTTCAACAGGATCACACACCCTAATACCGTCACTTACAATTCTATGATTTCTGCTTATGCCAAGAATGGTAGAATCATCAATGCACGCAACCTGTTCGACAAAATGCACTTCAAAAATTTAATCTCCTGGAATACAATGATCAATGGGTATTTGTTTAATGGCCAAGTTGATAAAGCGTGTGAACTGTTCGATAAAATGCCTCAGAGAGACCATTTTACTTATGCATTGATGATAACTTGTTATTCGCGTAGTGGGGAGCTTGAAAAGGCTAGAAATATGTTTGAGTTACTTCCTGATAAAAGTAATGTAGCTTGTTGGAACGCGATGATTACAGGGTATGCAAAAGCTGGAAGGTTAGACGATGCGAGGAGAATGTTTGATggcatgccaagaaagaatTTAGTTTCATGGAACTCGATGCTTTCAGGATATACCAAGAATGGGGAAATGCAATTTGgattgaaattttttgaggatATGGAAGAGAAGGACGTCGTTTCTTGGAATTTATTAGTGGACGGGTTTATTGAGGTTGGGGATTTGGATTCTGCTAAAGTAGTTTTTGCTAAGATTCCAAATCCAAATGTTGTTTCTTGGGTGACAATGCTGAGTGGATTTGCAAGATATGGGATGATATTGGACGCTGAAATGATTTTTGACCAAATGCCGGAGAAAAATGAGGTTGCTTGGAATGCCATGTTAGCTGCATATGTCCAGAATGGCAAAATTGATATGGCTGCTTCATTATTTAATAGAATGTCTCAGAGGAGCGCCGTGGCTTACACAACCATGATTGATGGTTATTTTCGTGCTGGAAAGCTCGAAGAAGCAAGGGATTTGTTGGATCAAATGCCATACAAAAATGTTAGTGCACGAACAGCGATGATTTCAGGGTACATCCAAAATAATAGGGTGGATGAAGCTCGTCGGGTATTTGATCAAACAACTATTCGTGATGTTGTTTGTTGGAATACAATGATTGCAGGCTACGCTCAATGTGGGCGGATTGATGAAGCTTTTGATCTGTTTGAAAAGATGGAACCTAAGAGCATAGTTGTTTGGAATACCATGATAGCAGGTTATGCTCAAGTGGGACAAATGGAGAAAGCACTTGAGATAGTTGAGAATATGGGAGAAAGGAATGTAATTTCTTGGAATTCTCTAATTTCAGGTTATACCCAAAATGGTTTTTATGTAGATGCacttaaatattttatgatgatgatacgtGATGGCAAGAAACCCGATCGTTCTACTTTTGCTTCAGCATTAAGTTCCTGTTCCAATCTTGCAGCTGAACGTTTAGGTAAGCAACTTCACCAAGCGGTTATAAAAACTGGTTATGTGAAAAACTTATCAGTTTGTAACGCTTTAGTCATTATGTATGCAAAGTGTGGAAAGATCTTTGATGCAGAAAAGATGTTTGGAGATATTGACAATGCTGATGTTATATCCTGGAATTCTTTGCTTTCTGGATATGCTTTAAATGGATGTGGGAAGGAGGCTGTCAAACTTTTTCAAGAGATGGAAGATATAGAAGTCGTTCCTGATGAAGTCACATTTGTTAGTGTTTTATCTGCATGTAAGCACGCTGGCTTGAGTGATACTGGTGCAAATTTGTTTGAGCACATGACCAAAAAGTATTCTATCACTCCTTCATCGGAACATTATGCTTGCATGGTTGACTTACTTGGGCGAGCGGGGAGGTTAGAAGAAGCTCTCCTTTTAATAAAGGAAATGAAAACAAATGTTACGGCAGAAATGTGGGGTGCCCTATTTGGGGCTTGTCGCTTGCATAACAATATAAAGATCGCTGGCTGTGCTGTTGAGAAGCTTCTTGAACTTGAACCTCATACATCTACAAATCTGGTTGTCTTATCAAACATGTATGCTGAACTAGGAAGATGGGGTGATGTGGAGAGAGTTAGGGAAACAATAAAAAAGGGTGGAGCAGGCAGACTACCAGGATGCAGCTGGCTTGAGGATAGGAATCAGttgcttgtttttctttgtgGTGATGATACTTCAGCGCAGGCAGTGGAGAACTTTAATGTTTTATTCACTTTAACTGCACAAATGATGGATATGGGCCAT GGCTGCAAGGTGGCTTTGCATGACTCTATGGCAGATGCGAAAATCACTCCAATGTCTGGAAATACTTTGCATCTGCAACAGAAGGCATGCAGAGCTGGAATGGAATTCTGCAAGATATAA
- the LOC132044113 gene encoding low-temperature-induced cysteine proteinase-like, which produces MGSKQSPNLFLFLCPIFLIFAALSSQVSAFTTDFPILNRPNEFISEERIFQLFQEWKQKHGKVYNNEKEQERRLQNFRRNVKYIVEKNSKRNSDSDHLVGLTKFADMSNEEFRQVHTSKIKIPFNKRKTIQMKNVEKKPTSISCDAPPSRDWRKHGAVTKVKDQGQCGACWAFSACGAMEGINAIVTGELISLSEQQLIECDSSCNKGCEGGLMDPAFEWVINNGGIDSEADYPYIAYSQGFCNYNKVNHTVLTIDGYQDVQQEENALLCAVSQQPVSVGIDGSSPDFQLYRGGIYDGECSSDPDNLSHAVLIVGYGSYGYDDYWIIKNSWGTYWGMEGYGYIRRNTDLPYGVCAINSLASYPTKESSSAPSPYPSPAVPPPPPPPPPPPSPKPSECGDLYYCPEDQTCCCELYIFGICFIQGCCPYENGVCCHGSAYCCPTEYPICDVYEGLCLKDYGGEVGVEARKRRMAKFKLPWRTNTEATKGMDQTLKWKRNHVAAMR; this is translated from the exons ATGGGAAGCAAGCAGAGTCCcaatcttttcctttttctttgcccaattttcttgatctttgcTGCACTATCATCTCAAGTTTCTGCTTTTACTACTGATTTTCCAATATTAAACAGGCCAAATGAGTTCATATCAGAAGAAAgaattttccaacttttccaagAATGGAAACAGAAGCATGGGAAAGTTTACAATAATgagaaagagcaagaaaggaGGTTGCAGAATTTTAGAAGGAATGTGAAGTATATAGTGGAAAAGAATTCCAAGAGGAACTCAGATTCAGATCATTTGGTTGGTTTGACCAAATTTGCTGATATGAGCAATGAGGAATTTAGACAAGTTCATACTTCCAAGATAAAGATACCCTTTAACAAGAGAAAGACTATTCAGATGAAGAATGTGgaaaaaaaaccaacttcaatttCTTGTGATGCTCCTCCTTCAAGGGATTGGAGGAAACATGGGGCTGTCACTAAGGTCAAGGACCAAGGACAATGTG GAGCTTGCTGGGCATTCTCGGCATGTGGAGCTATGGAGGGAATAAATGCAATAGTCACTGGTGAACTTATTAGCCTTTCTGAACAACAACTTATCGAGTGTGATAGTTCATGCAATAAGGGCTGTGAAGGTGGACTTATGGACCCTGCTTTTGAATGGGTGATCAACAATGGTGGCATTGATTCAGAAGCCGATTATCCATACATTGCCTATTCTCAAGGCTTTTGCAATTATAACAAG GTGAACCATACGGTTTTAACAATTGATGGCTACCAAGATGTTCAACAGGAGGAAAATGCCCTTCTTTGTGCTGTTTCTCAACAACCTGTTAGTGTGGGCATCGACGGAAGCAGCCCTGATTTTCAACTATATAGAGGG GGAATCTATGATGGAGAATGCTCTAGTGATCCAGATAACTTATCCCATGCAGTACTAATAGTAGGATATGGTTCTTATGGATATGATGACTATTGGATTATCAAGAACTCATGGGGTACATATTGGGGAATGGAGGGGTATGGATATATAAGAAGGAACACAGATTTGCCATATGGCGTTTGTGCCATTAATTCATTGGCTTCTTATCCAACGAAAGAGTCGTCTTCAGCGCCATCTCCTTACCCATCACCTGCCGTTCCCCCACCTCCCCCTCCGCCCCCTCCACCACCTTCTCCAAAACCAAGTGAATGTGGAGACTTGTATTACTGTCCAGAAGATCAAACATGTTGCTGTGAGTTGTACATCTTTGGCATATGCTTCATTCAGGGTTGCTGTCCTTATGAAAATGGTGTTTGCTGTCACGGATCAGCCTATTGCTGCCCAACTGAATATCCCATTTGTGATGTTTATGAAGGCCTCTGCCTCAAG GATTACGGAGGAGAAGTAGGAGTGGAAGCAAGGAAGAGAAGAATGGCCAAGTTCAAGTTACCATGGAGAACTAACACTGAAGCAACAAAGGGGATGGACCAAACGCTCAAATGGAAGAGAAATCATGTTGCTGCAATGCGTTGA